From a region of the Pongo abelii isolate AG06213 chromosome 9, NHGRI_mPonAbe1-v2.0_pri, whole genome shotgun sequence genome:
- the LOC100438305 gene encoding uncharacterized protein LOC100438305 codes for MPPESRTPCCSGCCGREGGKWGSGQAVGLRRAPGCGRCLELLTPAAWLPSASQSSNKRGRRRGEEEEPGGSAAPFTQQPKPGQAARAAPWGRPRRRGGGGSEGASLSETPSSSTQHALSAGRCGTTLPPPPLLGLRQCGSLVSLESPFRILVGAGRGRAPVRTPGCPLDRLGLLRLKRWEEFPAACGAKKKVLSSGAAVGGPRGPYRKSPYDPHGSTCPEAQATLSQRWGTDVLLQSQGAPCLSLLFFLVGNVLCGRPEVIQGGSRQLHWPWRPELSTRTHRLARRQVAPSPAADDRHSPVPPLAPEARPSGGPREKQAVENLALPSFTHLLTPVSAEICGRGSWSEPPIGKESCRLNFSFYREGN; via the exons ATGCCGCCCGAGTCCCGGACTCCCTGCTGCTCTGGCTGCT GTGGGAGGGAGGGCGGGAAGTGGGGGAGCGGACAGGCGGTCGGGTTGCGGAGAGCCCCCGGGTGTGGGCGCTGCCTTGAACTCCTTACCCCAGCTGCCTGGctgccctcagcttcccaaagctcaAATAAGAGGGGCCGGCGgcgcggggaggaggaggagccaggaggCTCGGCAGCTCCATTCACTCAGCAGCCCAAGCCCGGCCAGGCAGCGCGCGCTGCTCCTTGGGGGCGCCCTCGCAGACGGGGTGGGGGCGGGTCCGAGGGAGCGTCCCTCTCGGAGACACCCTCCTCTTCAACCCAACACGCACTCTCAGCTGGCCGGTGTGGCAcaaccctccccccacctccccttctTGGCCTTCGCCAGTGTGGGAGCCTCGTCTCACTGGAGAGTCCGTTCAG aatccttgtgggggcggggaggggaagAGCACCGGTGCGAACCCCGGGGTGCCCCCTCGACCGACTTGGACTTCTCCGACTGAAGAGGTGGGAGGAGTTCCCTGCAGCCTGCGGGGCCAAGAAGAAAGTGCTAAGCTCAGGAGCCGCAGTCGGAGGACCCCGGGGACCCTACAGGAAGTCTCCGTACGACCCCCACGGATCCACATGCCCGGAAGCCCAGGCGACACTAAGCCAGCGCTGGGGAACTGACGTACTCCTGCAGTCGCAGGGCGCTCCatgcctctctctcctcttctttcttgtgGGTAACGTTCTCTGCGGGAGACCTGAAGTTATCCAAGGGGGATCGCGCCAGCTACACTGGCCTTGGCGCCCTGAGCTAAGCACTAGGACTCACCGCCTAGCACGAAGGCAGGTAGCACCTTCACCCGCCGCGGACGATAGGCACTCTCCTGTACCTCCTTTAGCTCCCGAGGCCCGCCCTTCAGGAGGTCCCAGGGAAAAGCAGGCTGTGGAAAACCTGGCGCTCCCTTCTTTCACCCACCTTCTTACCCCAGTCAGCGCCGAGATCTGTGGCAGAGGTTCCTGGTCTGAACCACCGATTGGCAAAGAAAGCTGCAGATTAAACTTCTcgttttacagagaaggaaactga